The following are from one region of the Capsicum annuum cultivar UCD-10X-F1 chromosome 1, UCD10Xv1.1, whole genome shotgun sequence genome:
- the LOC107855656 gene encoding uncharacterized protein LOC107855656 isoform X2 has product MMNRIGICGAQFASLPPIIGNENENSLFSIWHWRRRREPHFHFRTTRKANLSTLSCSVADFKVLTSVKTYYNDIVILDTSDSRVLLLDSSNNVHSILHKGKKWTDAYWDEFATLPAIVPKGPLAIFGLGGATAAHLMLELWPSLHLVGWEIDEILIEKAREYLGLSDLEKHTEGGGVLEVHIGDVLSPSVAIPGGYAGIIVDLFSDGKVLPQLQAVTTWLEMNKMLMPSGRLMVNCGAATKDLSNTSSEMMQPEIFERDDPLELNTTINALCKAFPEQFII; this is encoded by the exons ATGATGAACAGGATTGGTATATGCGGGGCACAATTTGCTTCTCTTCCTCCTATTATTGGCAATGAAAATGAAAATTCCCTCTTTTCAATTTGgcattggagaagaagaagagagcCTCATTTTCATTTTCGAACAACAAGGAAGGCAAATTTGTCAACACTGAGCTGCTCAGTAGCAGATTTCAAAGTGCTTACTTCTGTCAAAACTTATTATAATGACATTGTAATCCTTGATACTTCAGATTCACGAGTCCTCCTTCTCGACTCTTCCA ATAATGTGCATAGCATTCTTCATAAGGGAAAAAAGTGGACTGATGCATATTGG GATGAGTTTGCCACCTTGCCGGCTATTGTTCCAAAGGGTCCCCTCGCAATCTTTGGCTTG GGGGGCGCAACTGCTGCACATTTGATGCTTGAACTATGGCCTTCTTTGCATCTCGTTGGCTGGGAGATAGATGAAATT TTGATTGAAAAAGCAAGAGAATATCTTGGACTCTCTGATCTGGAGAAGCATACTGAAGGTGGAGGCGTGTTGGAAGTTCATATTGGAGATGTACTTTCTCCATCTGTTGCCATTCCTGGAGGTTATGCAG GTATAATAGTTGATTTGTTTTCTGATGGAAAGGTTTTGCCACAACTGCAAGCG gttacaacttggttggagATGAATAAGATGTTGATGCCCAGTGGTCGGCTCATGGTTAATTGTGGTGCTGCTACTAAAGATTTGTCTAATACTTCTTCTGAAATGATGCAACCAGAAATTTTCGAAAGGGATGATCCTTTGGAACTAAACACAACTATCAATGCATTATGCAAGGCATTTCCTGAGCAA TTTATTATCTGA
- the LOC107857430 gene encoding soluble inorganic pyrophosphatase PPA1-like isoform X1, producing MSNERSAPSLNERILSSLSRRSVAAHPWHDLEIGPEAPNVFNVVIEITKGSKVKYELDKKTGLIKVDRVLYSSVVYPQNYGFIPRTLCEDNDPMDVLVLMQEPVLPGCFLRARAIGLMPMIDQGEKDDKIIAVCADDPEYRHYTNIDQLPPHRLAEIRRFFEEYKKNENKEVAVDEFLPPNTAAEAIQYSMDLYAEYILQTLRK from the exons ATGAGTAACGAAAGATCTGCCCCTAGTTTGAATGAGAGGATCCTTTCATCTTTGTCCAGACGATCTGTTGCTGCCCATCCTTGGCATGATCTCGAGATAG GACCTGAAGCTCCCAATGTTTTCAATGTT GTGATTGAGATAACAAAAGGAAGCAAAGTTAAGTACGAGCTTGACAAGAAAACTGGTCTCATTAAG GTTGATCGAGTGCTGTATTCATCGGTGGTTTACCCTCAGAACTATGGATTCATTCCTCGAACGCTATGTGAAGATAATGACCCCATGGATGTATTAGTCCTCATGCAG GAACCTGTCCTCCCAGGCTGTTTCCTTCGAGCTAGAGCCATCGGACTAATGCCTATGATCGATCAG GGAGAGAAGGATGATAAAATCATAGCAGTGTGTGCTGATGATCCAGAATATCGACATTATACTAACATCGACCAACTTCCTCCTCATCGTTTAGCTGAAATTCGCCGCTTCTTTGAAGAAT ACAAGAAGAATGAGAACAAAGAGGTTGCAGTTGATGAGTTTCTGCCCCCAAATACTGCTGCTGAGGCCATCCAGTACTCTAT GGACCTTTATGCTGAATACATATTGCAGACGTTGAGGAAGTAA
- the LOC107855656 gene encoding uncharacterized protein LOC107855656 isoform X1: protein MMNRIGICGAQFASLPPIIGNENENSLFSIWHWRRRREPHFHFRTTRKANLSTLSCSVADFKVLTSVKTYYNDIVILDTSDSRVLLLDSSNNVHSILHKGKKWTDAYWDEFATLPAIVPKGPLAIFGLGGATAAHLMLELWPSLHLVGWEIDEILIEKAREYLGLSDLEKHTEGGGVLEVHIGDVLSPSVAIPGGYAGIIVDLFSDGKVLPQLQAVTTWLEMNKMLMPSGRLMVNCGAATKDLSNTSSEMMQPEIFERDDPLELNTTINALCKAFPEQVSWKKLPKRAGENYLALTGPLPDLDVWSARVPDQLSSRVKEWRSCTTS, encoded by the exons ATGATGAACAGGATTGGTATATGCGGGGCACAATTTGCTTCTCTTCCTCCTATTATTGGCAATGAAAATGAAAATTCCCTCTTTTCAATTTGgcattggagaagaagaagagagcCTCATTTTCATTTTCGAACAACAAGGAAGGCAAATTTGTCAACACTGAGCTGCTCAGTAGCAGATTTCAAAGTGCTTACTTCTGTCAAAACTTATTATAATGACATTGTAATCCTTGATACTTCAGATTCACGAGTCCTCCTTCTCGACTCTTCCA ATAATGTGCATAGCATTCTTCATAAGGGAAAAAAGTGGACTGATGCATATTGG GATGAGTTTGCCACCTTGCCGGCTATTGTTCCAAAGGGTCCCCTCGCAATCTTTGGCTTG GGGGGCGCAACTGCTGCACATTTGATGCTTGAACTATGGCCTTCTTTGCATCTCGTTGGCTGGGAGATAGATGAAATT TTGATTGAAAAAGCAAGAGAATATCTTGGACTCTCTGATCTGGAGAAGCATACTGAAGGTGGAGGCGTGTTGGAAGTTCATATTGGAGATGTACTTTCTCCATCTGTTGCCATTCCTGGAGGTTATGCAG GTATAATAGTTGATTTGTTTTCTGATGGAAAGGTTTTGCCACAACTGCAAGCG gttacaacttggttggagATGAATAAGATGTTGATGCCCAGTGGTCGGCTCATGGTTAATTGTGGTGCTGCTACTAAAGATTTGTCTAATACTTCTTCTGAAATGATGCAACCAGAAATTTTCGAAAGGGATGATCCTTTGGAACTAAACACAACTATCAATGCATTATGCAAGGCATTTCCTGAGCAA GTAAGTTGGAAAAAGCTGCCAAAGAGAGCAGGAGAAAATTATCTTGCGCTGACAGGACCATTACCAGATTTGGATGTGTGGTCTGCTCGTGTCCCAGATCAATTAAGCTCTAGAGTCAAAGAATGGAGAAGTTGCACAACTTCGTGA
- the LOC107855612 gene encoding probable methyltransferase PMT17 has translation MAKDHSGSPKLYQLESKRKRVTWIVGVSGLCIFFYVLGAWQNDRGPRQPAEVYTRVGCEPSTMSSSSSSSGISSSSSVVSMDFESHHQLVVNNTKSSENFSPCALSYGEYTPCQEPQRGRKFDRNMLKYRERHCPNKEELLRCLIPAPPNYKIPFKWPQSRDYAWFANIPHKELSIEKAVQNWVQVEGDRLRFPGGGTMFPHGADAYIDDISELIPLTSGTIRTAIDTGCGVASWGAYLLKRDIIAMSFAPRDTHEAQVWFALERGVPAMIGVMGSQRLPYPARAFDMAHCSRCLIPWSKYDGLYLIEVDRVLRPGGYWILSGPPIRWKTYWRGWERTKEDLKKEQDAIEETARQLCWKKVIEKGDLSVWQKPLNHMKCIKNKSPYICKSPNNADAAWYQNMEACITPLPEVTNSDEVAGGALEKWPERAFAVPPRISSGSIPSITIEKFKEDNKVWSERVTYYKRLIGLLPQGRYRNVMDANAYLGGLAAALTKYPVWVMNVVPAKNEPGDTLGVIYERGFIGTYNDWCEAFSTYPRTYDLIHAGGLISLYQDRCDITYILLEMDRILRPEGTVVFRDVVEVLVKIKSITDGMRWQSRIVDHESGPFNPEKILIAVKTYWTAEPKRE, from the exons atgGCAAAAGACCATAGTGGATCTCCAAAATTGTACCAGCTGGAATCGAAGAGAAAGCGGGTGACTTGGATCGTTGGTGTCAGTGGGCTTTGCATCTTCTTTTATGTTCTTGGAGCTTGGCAGAATGATAGAGGACCGCGTCAACCTGCTGAAGTGTACACGAGAGTTGGATGTGAGCCGTCTACAATGTCATCATCATCGTCCTCATCAggaatatcatcatcatcatcggtaGTCTCAATGGATTTCGAGAGCCATCATCAATTAGTGGTGAACAATACAAAGTCATCAGAGAACTTTTCACCGTGTGCTTTGTCATACGGCGAATACACACCGTGCCAAGAGCCACAAAGGGGCCGAAAATTTGACCGTAATATGTTAAAGTACAGAGAGAGGCATTGCCCGAACAAGGAAGAGCTTCTCCGTTGTCTTATACCTGCTCCACCGAATTACAAGATCCCTTTCAAATGGCCACAGAGTAGAGACTATGCTTGGTTTGCCAATATCCCACATAAAGAACTTAGCATTGAGAAGGCTGTTCAAAATTGGGTCCAAGTCGAAGGTGATCGTTTAAGATTTCCAGGAGGTGGCACAATGTTTCCACACGGAGCTGATGCTTACATTGACGATATAAGTGAGCTCATTCCCCTTACTAGTGGAACTATTCGCACAGCAATCGATACAGGATGTGGT gttgcaagttgGGGTGCATATCTGCTGAAGAGGGATATAATAGCCATGTCATTTGCTCCTAGAGATACACATGAAGCACAGGTTTGGTTTGCACTCGAAAGAGGAGTTCCAGCAATGATTGGTGTTATGGGTTCTCAGAGACTTCCATATCCAGCCAGGGCGTTTGATATGGCTCATTGTTCGCGCTGCTTAATCCCATGGAGCAAGTACG ATGGGTTGTACCTAATTGAAGTCGACAGAGTTCTACGGCCAGGGGGTTATTGGATACTTTCAGGCCCTCCTATCCGTTGGAAGACATATTGGAGAGGTTGGGAGAGAACCAAAGAAGATTTGAAGAAAGAACAAGACGCCATCGAAGAAACTGCAAGGCAACTTTGCTGGAAAAAAGTGATTGAGAAGGGTGACCTATCTGTATGGCAAAAGCCTCTCAACCACATGAAGTGCATCAAAAACAAATCACCATACATCTGCAAGTCACCCAACAATGCCGATGCAGCATG GTACCAAAACATGGAAGCTTGTATCACACCACTGCCGGAAGTAACCAACTCGGATGAAGTCGCAGGTGGTGCATTAGAAAAATGGCCGGAGCGAGCATTTGCTGTTCCTCCTAGGATCAGTAGTGGCTCAATACCAAGCATTACAATTGAGAAATTTAAGGAGGATAACAAG GTATGGAGTGAGCGGGTGACATACTACAAACGGCTAATAGGTCTGTTACCACAAGGACGATACAGGAATGTGATGGACGCGAATGCTTATTTGGGTGGATTGGCAGCAGCTCTTACGAAATATCCAGTTTGGGTAATGAACGTGGTTCCAGCGAAGAATGAACCAGGAGACACTTTGGGCGTCATATATGAACGAGGCTTCATCGGCACATACAATGATTGGTGTGAAGCTTTTTCAACATATCCACGAACCTATGATCTCATCCATGCTGGTGGCTTGATCAGCCTATATCAGGACAG ATGTGATATCACATATATACTCCTGGAGATGGATAGAATATTGAGGCCTGAAGGTactgttgtattcagagatgtaGTAGAAGTTCTAGTGAAAATCAAAAGTATAACAGACGGCATGAGATGGCAAAGTCGGATCGTGGACCATGAGAGCGGACCATTTAACCCAGAGAAGATTCTTATTGCTGTAAAAACTTACTGGACTGCTGAACCTAAACGAGAATAA
- the LOC107855657 gene encoding probable aquaporin NIP5-1, which produces MAELENGMSAPATPGTPTPLFSSSQRVDSMGSYDRKSMPRCKCLPLDAPTWGTPHTCLTDFPAPDVSLTRKLGAEFVGTFILIFAATAGPIVNQKYNGVESLIGNAACAGLAVMIVILSTGHISGAHLNPSLTIAFAALRHFPWVQVPAYVAAQVSASVCASFALKGVFHPFMSGGVTVPSVNTGQAFALEFLITFNLLFVVTAVATDTRAVGELAGIAVGATVMLNILVAGPSSGGSMNPVRTLGPAIAAGNYKSLWIYLVAPTLGALAGAAVYTLVKLRGDDTTETPRQVRSFRR; this is translated from the exons ATGGCTGAATTAGAAAATGGAATGTCAGCACCAGCAACACCAGGTACACCAACTCCATTATTCTCATCATCACAAAGAGTGGATTCAATGGGATCATATGATAGAAAGTCAATGCCTAGATGCAAGTGTTTGCCTTTGGATGCACCAACATGGGGAACTCCACATACTTGTCTTACTGACTTCCCCGCACCTGATGTCTCTCTCACCCGCAAG CTGGGAGCAGAATTCGTTGGGACATTTATCCTTATATTTGCTGCAACAGCCGGACCAATTGTGAACCAAAAGTACAACGGAGTTGAATCTCTAATCGGGAATGCAGCTTGTGCAGGGCTGGCTGTTATGATCGTGATTCTGTCAACGGGCCATATTTCTGGAGCTCATCTTAATCCGTCACTCACCATCGCATTTGCAGCACTTCGTCACTTCCCTTGGGTTCAAGTGCCAGCCTATGTTGCAGCACAGGTTTCAGCATCTGTTTGTGCTTCATTTGCACTTAAAGGTGTCTTCCATCCTTTCATGTCTGGCGGCGTTACTGTTCCTTCGGTTAACACCGGCCAGGCTTTTGCTCTTGAATTCCTCATCACATTCAATCTCCTTTTCGTTGTCACTGCTGTTGCAACTGACACTCGCGCG GTGGGAGAGTTGGCAGGCATAGCAGTTGGAGCTACAGTCATGCTCAATATTCTAGTGGCTGG GCCGTCAAGTGGTGGTTCCATGAATCCAGTACGAACTTTGGGGCCAGCCATTGCAGCAGGAAACTACAAGTCATTGTGGATATACCTAGTGGCTCCAACTCTGGGGGCTCTTGCAGGGGCAGCTGTTTATACGCTTGTCAAACTTCGCGGAGATGACACTACTGAGACACCACGCCAAGTTAGGAGCTTCCGCCGCTAG
- the LOC107856071 gene encoding uncharacterized protein LOC107856071, which produces MQDVGVGRQDSTVLGGHSDHHSSDIEKQTVEASDHDLVIERVDQSVLTIVVSADESFNSQADTLTTDPVEDISTVEKIASVESPKKPYLSRNHSLQEQCRVCQEEKEEELIDLGCQCRGGLAKAHRTCIETWFSTRGSNKCEICQQVAANVASPEPHAPTSYWIWRVDPSFRGTNISQEQDRGCLNPLWVAFCILIGGLFLDVLISITLGVSALPVNIIIGVIVVLGLGTALRLALEFCHDWSMRRVVHRVEANVSLGFHPTL; this is translated from the exons ATGCAAGATGTCGGTGTAGGCCGGCAGGATAGTACCGTTCTCGGTGGCCACTCTGATCATCATTCGTCTGATATTGAAAAGCAGACTGTGGAGGCCAGCGATCATGACTTAGTTATCGAGAGAGTGGATCAATCTGTACTCACGATAGTGGTTTCTGCAGACGAATCATTCAATTCCCAGGCTGACACACTGACCACTGACCCCGTCGAGGATATTTCCACCGTTGAGAAAATAGCAAGTGTAGAGTCTCCTAAGAAGCCTTACTTATCCAGGAATCATAGTCTTCAGGAACAATGCAG AGTATGTCAAGAGGAAAAGGAGGAAGAGTTGATCGATCTTGGATGCCAGTGTCGCGGTGGATTGGCAAAAGCACATCGGACATGCATAGAAACATGGTTTAGTACTAGAGGTTcaaataaatgtgaaatatgCCA GCAAGTAGCTGCAAATGTGGCATCGCCAGAGCCTCATGCACCT ACAAGTTACTGGATTTGGAGAGTCGATCCTTCTTTTAGGGGGACGAATATTTCCCAGGAGCAGGATAGA GGTTGTCTTAATCCACTTTGGGTAGCATTTTGTATCCTCATTGGTGGTCTGTTTCTGGATGTGTTAATATCCATCACGCTCGGAGTTTCTGCACTTCCCGTAAACATCATAATCG GGGTAATAGTTGTGCTGGGACTCGGAACAGCTCTTCGGCTTGCCCTTGAGTTCTGCCATGATTGGAGTATGAGGAGAGTAGTGCACCGGGTAGAAGCAAACGTCAGTCTTGGATTCCATCCTACGTTATAG
- the LOC107856070 gene encoding B3 domain-containing protein Os03g0120900 — protein MNFFGSRREIQQEEADSSKGMCPFSSSASSSSYQQKRPSSNESSTELMLMDSSPVDGGEDPHHHPGMIEREHMFDKVVTPSDVGKLNRLVIPKQHAEKYFPLDSSSNDKGGLLLNFEDSNGKPWRFRYSYWNSSQSYVMTKGWSRFVKEKKLDAGDIVSFQRGTGELSKHRLFIDWRRRPDHDINNHYMLPPHHFSNGRLFPLHPYPTTYSHNLLLEGGGSSNISITQRPNYYNPHSYIYGIGGNSNNTTTTSTPYYMMSTSFNNNSTMATMVNGNPFNNVMMRSGAAEQGCSTNRSVVEPRVFNSVPVVQGKVAAKRLRLFGVNMDCPMDHSDMSSIPTTTTSSYLQFSSSLRNFNNSPMPSEESSEKGKSFDLDI, from the coding sequence ATGAATTTCTTTGGTAGTAGAAGGGAGATCCAACAAGAAGAAGCTGACTCTTCAAAAGGTATGTGCCCTTTCTCTTCTTCAGCATCATCCTCTTCTTACCAACAGAAAAGGCCGAGCAGCAACGAGAGCAGTACGGAGCTTATGTTGATGGATTCTTCGCCTGTAGATGGAGGCGAAGACCCTCATCATCACCCTGGCATGATTGAGAGGGAACATATGTTCGATAAGGTAGTGACCCCTAGTGATGTGGGGAAGCTCAATCGTTTAGTCATTCCAAAACAGCACGCGGAGAAGTACTTCCCTTTGGATTCCTCTAGCAACGACAAGGGGGGACTCCTATTGAATTTCGAAGACAGTAATGGGAAGCCTTGGAGGTTCAGGTATTCCTATTGGAATAGTAGCCAGAGCTATGTAATGACGAAGGGATGGAGTCGTTTTGTCAAGGAGAAAAAGCTAGATGCTGGAGATATAGTTTCATTTCAGCGCGGCACTGGTGAATTGTCTAAGCATCGTCTCTTCATAGACTGGCGCAGGCGTCCTGATCATGACATTAACAATCACTATATGCTTCCCCCTCACCATTTCTCTAATGGGAGACTCTTCCCTTTACATCCATATCCAACAACCTATTCGCATAATTTGCTACTCGAAGGAGGAGGCAGCAGCAATATTAGTATCACTCAGCGACCTAACTATTATAATCCACATAGTTACATCTATGGAATTGGTGGTAACTCCaataatactactactactagtaCTCCTTACTACATGATGAGTACTAGTTTCAACAACAATAGCACTATGGCTACAATGGTAAATGGAAACCCTTTCAATAATGTGATGATGAGATCAGGAGCGGCCGAGCAAGGCTGCAGTACTAATAGAAGTGTTGTGGAGCCAAGGGTGTTCAATTCGGTGCCAGTGGTTCAAGGTAAAGTGGCAGCAAAGAGACTCAGGTTGTTCGGAGTGAATATGGATTGCCCCATGGATCACTCTGATATGTCATCTatcccaacaacaacaacttctTCTTATTTGCAATTTTCATCTTCGTTAAGGAATTTTAACAACAGCCCAATGCCCTCTGAAGAATCATCTGAAAAAGGCAAGTCCTTCGATTTGGATATTTGA
- the LOC107857430 gene encoding soluble inorganic pyrophosphatase PPA1-like isoform X2, translating into MSNERSAPSLNERILSSLSRRSVAAHPWHDLEIGPEAPNVFNVIEITKGSKVKYELDKKTGLIKVDRVLYSSVVYPQNYGFIPRTLCEDNDPMDVLVLMQEPVLPGCFLRARAIGLMPMIDQGEKDDKIIAVCADDPEYRHYTNIDQLPPHRLAEIRRFFEEYKKNENKEVAVDEFLPPNTAAEAIQYSMDLYAEYILQTLRK; encoded by the exons ATGAGTAACGAAAGATCTGCCCCTAGTTTGAATGAGAGGATCCTTTCATCTTTGTCCAGACGATCTGTTGCTGCCCATCCTTGGCATGATCTCGAGATAG GACCTGAAGCTCCCAATGTTTTCAAT GTGATTGAGATAACAAAAGGAAGCAAAGTTAAGTACGAGCTTGACAAGAAAACTGGTCTCATTAAG GTTGATCGAGTGCTGTATTCATCGGTGGTTTACCCTCAGAACTATGGATTCATTCCTCGAACGCTATGTGAAGATAATGACCCCATGGATGTATTAGTCCTCATGCAG GAACCTGTCCTCCCAGGCTGTTTCCTTCGAGCTAGAGCCATCGGACTAATGCCTATGATCGATCAG GGAGAGAAGGATGATAAAATCATAGCAGTGTGTGCTGATGATCCAGAATATCGACATTATACTAACATCGACCAACTTCCTCCTCATCGTTTAGCTGAAATTCGCCGCTTCTTTGAAGAAT ACAAGAAGAATGAGAACAAAGAGGTTGCAGTTGATGAGTTTCTGCCCCCAAATACTGCTGCTGAGGCCATCCAGTACTCTAT GGACCTTTATGCTGAATACATATTGCAGACGTTGAGGAAGTAA